The following is a genomic window from Vibrio cyclitrophicus.
TTGCTTCTATCACGGAGATAGTTACGAACGGTATTCCTTGAGATACCCAAATCCTTGGCGATACGGCGGATGCTGCACCCTTGCTGATGTAAAACATGTATTTCCACTAGTTGCTCCTGATTGATCATAATCCGCCGCTTTGTCCATTTACGAACGGATAGTTTGCCTCAAGTGGGTCAATTTTAAATCGGCGTTAGTGGGTCATTTTTACATCGGCGCTGACACTTTGAAGGTGAAAGTCGCTAGATTGCGGGCCTACTAAAGTAATGTCGGAGGGATGATAAGCTAAGAAATAGAGCATCCTTCACACCCGTGTCTATACATGTAGTGCTGTTTATCACCCAGCTGATTGCTATATTCTCTGGTTCTAGGCATTGGTATTTTAGGGTGACCAGTATCTCTTCTATTCTGAGGTGTTTGTTGACTCGATATGAATTAGTCGTTTTGACCACTTTGCTCTCAACATATTAATTTCTTGCTGGTTAGTTCAAGCTATGTTTTGGTTATATTTCGACTAATATAAAACTAAGAAGTGTTATGGCTTATTGCTTGGTAAGAATAGAAAATTCCCCAAATCATCGCGGATAGTTTGTTATTATTTTAATAAATAGATAAAGCCTTAAATAAACCTAATGGGTAGAACTATGAAATTGAGCTTTAACTTTGAAGATGCGAGCCAGATCTTTGTGGGATCTTTTGCTTTGGCCGTGCCGATTTCTTTTTCTGAAGAGGCCTGGAAGTTAGGGGAGACCTTACCTACCGCAAATCTATTGCTGTTGTTTTTGCTGTCTGCGGTGTTCCTGGGCTTCTATACGTATGAGAGTGTCTTTCAAAAAGACGTTGTTGCTCGGTTGCCAGTGTTTATTTTCAGAATAGTGATTGCTTATGTTATGACGGCATTGGTCGTTGCTTTGGTACTGACTTGCCTGGACAAATTACCTCTATTGAGTGATCCAGTTGTATCGTTCAAAAGAGTTATTGTTATTTCAATGCCAGCCTCTATGGGCGCTATTGTAGTGGATAGTTTTGATAAAGAGTGACTTGTGTATCATTTGGATTGAAGCGCTTTTCAGAGCTTTTCTAGCGCTTATTTGATTCGTTACTTAGCTTTCTCATTTCCAGGCTTAGTATTGATTTGTCCAGCGGTTCTCCTCATTAATAAAATGATTAGTAACGTTACTCTGAATAACTCTTACGTGAATGTGTCGTTTGTTGTTGGGAAATATTGAAGAGAGTTAAGTAGCGAAGATTTGTAGCTTTGAAAGGATATGAAAACGGTTGGTTTCTGAATTGAATATGGTATTTGAAAGGTGAGGGTAGTTGTATTGATAAGTTAGGATCTATAAATGCAAAAAGGCCGCATCAATGATGCGGCCTTTTCTAATTGGCTCCCCTTGCAAGACTTGAACTTGCGACATACGGATTAACAGTCCGCCGTTCTACCAACTGAACTAAAGGGGAATTGATTGTTTAGTCTCTAATCAAGAGAATGGTGCCGACTACCGGAATCGAACTGGTGACCTACTGATTACAAGTCAGTTGCTCTACCTACTGAGCTAAGTCGGCATCATGAATCAAAAAGCTTATGCTTGATGATTAACTTGGCTCCCCTTGCAAGACTTGAACTTGCGACATACGGATTAACAGTCCGCCGTTCTACCAACTGAACTAAAGGGGAATTATTCTTAAAGCTTTAAAGAAATGGTGCCGACTACCGGAGTCGAACTGGTGACCTACTGATTACAAGTCAGTTGCTCTACCTACTGAGCTAAGTCGGCACATAAATATTTCTTTGTGCTTTACTGTTGTTGTCTAGGACACCAACAAATAAATTGTGGTGCCCGGAGGCGGAATCGAACCACCGACACGAGGATTTTCAATCCTCTGCTCTACCGACTGAGCTATCCGGGCGACGAGGTGTATTAAACGTGTTTTCGCGTTCTGGGTCAACATTAAATTGCAAAAAAAGTATCGTTTGATGTTTTTCTATACTTAGTGGGTTGTTTTTGTTCATTTGGTTCAAAAAACCCAGGTCTAGCATGCTCTAAAAGATCGTAAAACTTCTTTTAACTACACTGAATGGGTGCCGAAATAAAAAAAGCACGTGTGAAAACGTGCTTCTATGGTTGGAGATTTTCCTGTGAGTTTAGTGTTTTACTTCAAACCTATTAATCCAAGCTTCTAATTCGTTAGAAAGGGAAGCGAGTGTTTGGGTGCTATTATGACTTTCAGTTACTACATTACTTAGTTGGTTGCCGCTCTCTTCGATCATGTTGATACGCTTTGAGATATCATCGCTCACCTGAGTCTGCTCAGCCGCTGCTGTCGCGATTTGATGACTCATTGATGAGATGGACTCTAGAGCAATAACAATCTGTTGTAGTGCTTCAGAGGCACTCTGAGACTCTGTGACTGTACTCTCACTGGTAGTCGCACATACTTCCATCGTTTGAATCGCATTACGAGAGCCTTCTTGAAGGTTATTGATCATTAACTGGATTTCTTTAGTGCTTGATTGCGTTCGGCCTGCAAGGTTACGAACTTCATCTGCCACAACTGCAAATCCACGACCTTGTTCGCCAGCTCTAGCTGCTTCAATGGCTGCGTTCAGTGCCAACAGGTTAGTTTGCTCCGCTATATCACCAATCACATCCAATACTTTCACAATGTTGTTTACATCGCTATCTAGGTTAGCGACAGCTTCGCTTGCTGTGTTTAGTTGCCCTGCCAGGCCTTGAATGTTGTCTACAGTGTTGTGAATGAGTTGTTGGGTATGTTGGCTCTGTTTATCGGCCTCATCGGTGTTGCGCGCGGTATCGCTAGCTGAATCAGCAACGTTGTTTGCTGAAGAAGCCATCTCGGTCATTGCTGTTGCGATCATCTCTGTTGATTGCTGCTGGGTCTCTGTTAGTTGAGCAATTGACCCTGCACGGTCTTCTACGCGTTGCAATTCGGCTCTCAGTGCCAGCATTGAAGCATCAAGGTTTGAGACTAGCTCGGCTAACGACTTACTCATTTGTTGTACGGCGTGATAAATACTGCCGTTTATTGCCTGAGTTTCAAAAGAGGTTTGAATGCGGCCTTCTGCGACGGCTTGTACCGCTTCTCTTACATCTTTAGGCTCGCCGCCAAGAAGCGCTAGCATTCGCTTAATAGATACGATTAGGCTTGATAAAATAAGGCCAGCAATCACGACACATAGAAACAATTGCCATTGAGCCGTTGACCAGAAACGTGCATTGACTTCATTGAAGCCGATACCTGTACCGACAACCCAACCCCAATGCGGAGTCTTCTCTGCAATAGACAGTTTGTCTTCAATCGTTCCGTCTGGAAGCTTTTGTGTCCAGGTGTACTCAATGATCTGGCCAGTACGATTGCCAAGTACTCGTTGAATGAGTTGGCCAACACTATTGCCGTCGCCATCTTTAAAGTCATTAAAGCTGGTTCCGTGTAGTTGAGGATCTAGTGGTGTCGCGACAAACGTCATGTTTTCATCAGCAACGTAGACATATTCGTTGTCTTTATAAATGTTGTTTCGTAATAGACGAGTGGCAAGTTGCTTAGCTTGCTTTTCTTCTAGTGTGCCATCAATCGCCATTTTCTCGACTTCAGTAAGAATGCTATATGCACTCTTAAATAGCTCTGTCACGCGAGCTTTGTTGTCCATGTTGCTAGCGACTCTCAATGTCCATAAACCAGTAGCAGTCAGGGCTAGCAGGGCAATCAATATTATGCCCGATAATAAGTAAGCTTGCGTTTTAAGTTTCATATTTCCCCGCGCAGCGATGTAATAATAAGATTAGGTATAACGTATCGAATCTTAATCTAAGCGGTGTAGGTCTGATATTAGAAAGGTATCAAAACATGATGAACATTAAATTTTCGAAGAAAAAAAAGTAACAGATCTATGTATTGTTTACTCGAGTGTGATTATGGGCGTGTTGCAGAATGTATAATATCAAACCACTCGACTTAGTTTGGGTAGGGAAGACTTCGTTAGAAATGAAATAAATGTTGTACTTAAAGTAGAAGGAGAGTGGCTCTCTTGATTGGTTCATCAATATTTCGTGTTGATCGAATACGAAGACTGGGTCTAGTTAACCTTTGTTCAAACGAAAAAAAGCCAAGTCTTTCGACTTGGCTTTCTCGGATGTGGCTCCCCTTGCAAGACTTGAACTTGCGACATACGGATTAACAGTCCGCCGTTCTACCAACTGAACTAAAGGGGAATTACTTGTCTCAACATCTGGTCTATTAAAGACCACTATTTGTTAAGTACCAAATAATGGTGCCTCGAGGCGGAATCGAACCACCGACACGCGGATTTTCAATCCGCTGCTCTACCGACTGAGCTATCGAGGCAAAAGAATGGTGCCGACTACCGGAGTCGAACTGGTGACCTACTGATTACAAGTCAGTTGCTCTACCTACTGAGCTAAGTCGGCACACTAAATTCTTTGCTTTAGAGAGTAAACTCTCTAATTAAAACCTCATATAAAATGAAGTTCTTTAAAATGGCTCCCCTTGCAAGACTTGAACTTGCGACATACGGATTAACAGTCCGCCGTTCTACCAACTGAACTAAAGGGGAATTACTTGTCTCAACATCAGGTCTATAAAGACCATTATTTGTTAAGTACCAAATAATGGTGCCTCGAGGCGGAATCGAACCACCGACACGCGGATTTTCAATCCGCTGCTCTACCGACTGAGCTATCGAGGCAAAAGAATGGTGCCGACTACCGGAGTCGAACTGGTGACCTACTGATTACAAGTCAGTTGCTCTACCTACTGAGCTAAGTCGGCACACTAAATTCTTTATGCTTTTGTTCGTGTTGCTACTCCCTGTTAAAGAGTAATGACACCAACAAATCAAATTGTGGTGCCCGGAGGCGGAATCGAACCACCGACACGAGGATTTTCAATCCTCTGCTCTACCGACTGAGCTATCCGGGCAACGGAGCGCTATTAAACGGATTTTCTGCATAACCGTCAACACCTTTTTTGAAAATAATCAAAAAAAACGTTCGTTAGTTGTTTTTTTATTCAAAAGTGAGGCTTACGTTTTACCTTGGTTAAAATCTTTCTTGAATTTTGTTACTTTTTCTAAGTATCGACGCGACTCTTTGTTTGGGTGTTTCTTTGTAAGTGCCCAGTAAGCTTGACTAGGTTGCAATGAGTTTAAGTCACGCATTGCCCGCTTTCTGTCCTTACTGAAGGTATTGAGTACGCCACCAGTACCACCGTTGTATGCTGAGATCATGCTGTATTCGAGAGTTGTCGGGTGTTGCACGTCCTTCAAATAACGATTTTTAAGGATGTAAAAGTACGCAGTGCCAGCATCTATGTTGTTTTCTGGATTGAATAAATACTCAGGACTTGGTTCTCCAGGTTTCTTTTTGACAAGCTTAAAGACATCTCGACCTGCGGTTTTTGGGACAACCTGCATAAGTCCATAGGCATTAGCCCAGCTCACAGCGTATGGGTTAAAACTGCTTTCTGTTTTGATGATCGCGTAAATCAAGTCTTCAGGAATGTCATAACGCTGAGATGCTCGTTGCACTATATCAGCATACTTATAACTACGTTTACTGGCGTGGTCGGCCACCATAGGAATTTCAACGTAGTAAGCTTTTTTAAAGTCGATTTCTTTGGTTTTTAGGTTATTAGCGATCAGATAATCGGCAAACTTATTCGCGCGCCATGTCCATTGGATTGGTTTTTTTTCTTGGTCTACAACTTGATTGTAGAGAAAAGGTTGACCTTCTAACTTGATGCTTTTGGAAGAAAACAGGTCGACATGCGCTGGATCATCTGGCGTTAAAAGCGTTGTCATTATTGCGTTTTTTAGGTGTTTTTTAGGATCTGTGGAGGAAACAGTTTCTACCGTTATGAGGCCTTCGCTAAAATTCACCTCTGAACGACTCAAGTAATTATCTATGTATTTCACATAGTTACTCTTACCCGCTATTTTTACTTCACTGCTTCCCCAGCGCTTTTGGATATTGCCTGAAAAGCTATTGATTAAAGAGTCTAATGCGCCCGTATCTTTTTCAAATTGACCGGGTAGCTCCGCCAAATTACTTACGAATCGGTTGGTCGGTTCATAATTAACATCATAAATGCTTTCGACAAATTCACGACTGCACCCTGTTAATAACAAGGTTATTAGGAAGTAACTTA
Proteins encoded in this region:
- a CDS encoding DUF2391 family protein, whose translation is MKLSFNFEDASQIFVGSFALAVPISFSEEAWKLGETLPTANLLLLFLLSAVFLGFYTYESVFQKDVVARLPVFIFRIVIAYVMTALVVALVLTCLDKLPLLSDPVVSFKRVIVISMPASMGAIVVDSFDKE
- a CDS encoding methyl-accepting chemotaxis protein, whose product is MKLKTQAYLLSGIILIALLALTATGLWTLRVASNMDNKARVTELFKSAYSILTEVEKMAIDGTLEEKQAKQLATRLLRNNIYKDNEYVYVADENMTFVATPLDPQLHGTSFNDFKDGDGNSVGQLIQRVLGNRTGQIIEYTWTQKLPDGTIEDKLSIAEKTPHWGWVVGTGIGFNEVNARFWSTAQWQLFLCVVIAGLILSSLIVSIKRMLALLGGEPKDVREAVQAVAEGRIQTSFETQAINGSIYHAVQQMSKSLAELVSNLDASMLALRAELQRVEDRAGSIAQLTETQQQSTEMIATAMTEMASSANNVADSASDTARNTDEADKQSQHTQQLIHNTVDNIQGLAGQLNTASEAVANLDSDVNNIVKVLDVIGDIAEQTNLLALNAAIEAARAGEQGRGFAVVADEVRNLAGRTQSSTKEIQLMINNLQEGSRNAIQTMEVCATTSESTVTESQSASEALQQIVIALESISSMSHQIATAAAEQTQVSDDISKRINMIEESGNQLSNVVTESHNSTQTLASLSNELEAWINRFEVKH
- the mltC gene encoding membrane-bound lytic murein transglycosylase MltC, whose translation is MKKLSYFLITLLLTGCSREFVESIYDVNYEPTNRFVSNLAELPGQFEKDTGALDSLINSFSGNIQKRWGSSEVKIAGKSNYVKYIDNYLSRSEVNFSEGLITVETVSSTDPKKHLKNAIMTTLLTPDDPAHVDLFSSKSIKLEGQPFLYNQVVDQEKKPIQWTWRANKFADYLIANNLKTKEIDFKKAYYVEIPMVADHASKRSYKYADIVQRASQRYDIPEDLIYAIIKTESSFNPYAVSWANAYGLMQVVPKTAGRDVFKLVKKKPGEPSPEYLFNPENNIDAGTAYFYILKNRYLKDVQHPTTLEYSMISAYNGGTGGVLNTFSKDRKRAMRDLNSLQPSQAYWALTKKHPNKESRRYLEKVTKFKKDFNQGKT